One genomic window of Arthrobacter sp. KBS0703 includes the following:
- a CDS encoding ABC transporter ATP-binding protein, whose amino-acid sequence MKKHKSKPLSAFRQYTSLLRPTGLAAFGSIAVLALSGVAEALGLASILPLLNQDEPTMLSILPVLATLTLFLVLSTMLKYLGDSLISRVTTVVEARARRELMERLVKGPWPEVGKLGQGEITAAVMSEATQLSNGTYALLSGAGTLVVVLILFAASAVLTPSLLGLALLFILASALIFRWRLKHVRQNERNLSATTTEIAEEVSSSLGDVKFLRESGSDGEWLSRSQENADLLGRLRRRQIMLPAATRTMVDTVAAVFLAVVVGLALLVQGDITLGLVFVALFYRIIPRVQAVQNQLNTALGQVTWVEKWNTRMAALADRDVREPAAKSVGFRESSLGAAPPGFSLRGVSQHFPGRSSAALCSVDLEIAPGERVAILGPSGSGKTTLLDILLGLFPPSEGTVLIDGEALNDDQWSVFRRSIGIVPQDVPIRRGTLAENIYWDRQADPELLARVVEMAQLDGFVGQLPHGAESHIDSKSVGLSGGQRQRVGLARALYRRPSLLVLDEATSALDMETELALLLAVQDIPWPMTVVVVTHRHAALDFVDRRIDLAAGSIRHNHENMELG is encoded by the coding sequence GTGAAGAAGCATAAAAGTAAGCCCCTTAGCGCGTTCCGCCAGTACACTTCTCTTCTGCGCCCCACCGGCTTGGCGGCTTTCGGGTCGATCGCCGTTCTGGCGCTAAGCGGCGTCGCTGAAGCGCTCGGATTGGCGAGTATCCTCCCATTGCTAAATCAAGACGAACCAACGATGTTATCGATACTTCCGGTCCTTGCGACGCTGACTCTATTTCTCGTGCTTTCCACGATGTTGAAGTATCTTGGCGATTCACTGATCAGCAGGGTTACGACAGTTGTCGAAGCTAGGGCTAGACGTGAGTTGATGGAGAGACTGGTGAAGGGCCCCTGGCCAGAAGTCGGCAAGCTGGGCCAAGGTGAAATTACGGCAGCTGTCATGTCTGAGGCCACGCAGCTTTCGAACGGCACCTATGCCCTTCTGTCAGGGGCCGGAACTCTTGTCGTGGTGCTGATTCTATTTGCAGCCTCCGCCGTGCTCACCCCTAGTCTTTTGGGACTAGCGCTTCTCTTCATACTTGCTTCCGCATTGATTTTTCGTTGGCGGCTGAAACACGTTCGCCAGAATGAGCGAAATCTTTCAGCTACTACGACCGAGATTGCCGAAGAGGTGTCATCCTCGCTTGGCGACGTGAAGTTCCTGCGGGAGTCTGGCAGTGATGGTGAGTGGCTATCGCGGTCGCAGGAGAATGCCGATTTGCTGGGTCGGCTGAGACGCAGGCAGATTATGCTTCCTGCAGCCACGCGAACGATGGTGGATACTGTTGCAGCTGTTTTCCTGGCTGTCGTTGTTGGCCTAGCACTCCTCGTTCAGGGGGATATTACGCTGGGACTGGTGTTCGTGGCTCTGTTCTACAGAATCATTCCGCGAGTTCAGGCTGTTCAGAACCAGTTGAACACGGCCCTGGGCCAGGTGACGTGGGTCGAAAAGTGGAACACAAGAATGGCTGCTCTGGCCGATCGCGACGTTCGTGAGCCGGCTGCAAAGTCGGTGGGCTTCCGAGAGTCAAGCCTTGGAGCCGCACCTCCAGGGTTTTCTCTCCGCGGCGTATCGCAACATTTCCCGGGCCGGTCCTCGGCTGCTCTGTGCAGCGTTGACCTCGAGATAGCCCCGGGCGAACGTGTAGCCATTCTCGGACCCAGCGGCTCCGGGAAGACTACTCTTCTCGACATACTCTTGGGATTGTTTCCGCCATCAGAGGGAACCGTGCTCATTGACGGTGAAGCTTTGAATGATGATCAGTGGAGTGTTTTTCGTAGGTCTATAGGAATAGTTCCGCAGGACGTACCGATACGACGTGGGACTTTGGCCGAGAACATTTACTGGGATCGACAGGCCGATCCCGAGCTGTTGGCGCGCGTCGTGGAAATGGCTCAGCTAGATGGATTTGTCGGCCAATTGCCTCATGGCGCAGAATCCCACATCGATTCGAAATCAGTCGGGCTGTCTGGTGGGCAGCGTCAGCGAGTTGGATTGGCCCGTGCATTGTATAGACGCCCTTCTCTTCTCGTCCTAGACGAAGCAACCAGTGCGCTCGACATGGAAACAGAACTTGCACTCCTTCTGGCCGTACAGGACATTCCTTGGCCAATGACAGTGGTGGTAGTCACTCACCGTCACGCTGCCTTGGATTTTGTGGATCGACGAATAGACCTTGCCGCCGGAAGCATTCGGCACAATCATGAGAATATGGAGTTAGGTTGA
- a CDS encoding glycosyltransferase family 2 protein, producing the protein MKDALVICTRNRPSDMKRCLDSLLLQEKMPFSVLIVDSSDGKETEELAAEYAGMISSLEYVHTLPGLTLQRNIALGTLSDEIQVVHFIDDDVEMEPDYFLQIVKAFEEDARLVGAGGLIKGGNRKKARLFARLGGRDSVIPGRVLPTGFNIGAHETPFDVDVEWLPGCSMSFRRKSIAGLKFDEGRTGYAIGEDADFGLRALTRGTLRHVHSARLHHHQSPVNRHKRPLLVRMAVAHRWSLAEDKLGRVRRSMVVYGTLTESLTYLLRFVLSRSHDKLWLECSVAGLAGLSDIAKKRV; encoded by the coding sequence ATGAAAGACGCTCTTGTAATCTGCACACGAAATAGGCCTTCCGATATGAAGAGATGCCTGGACTCTCTTCTCCTCCAGGAGAAAATGCCCTTCAGTGTATTGATCGTGGATAGCAGCGATGGAAAAGAGACGGAAGAACTCGCTGCGGAATATGCTGGGATGATTTCTTCCTTGGAGTACGTTCACACTCTGCCTGGACTTACTCTTCAGCGGAATATTGCACTAGGTACCCTGAGCGACGAGATTCAGGTTGTTCATTTCATTGACGACGACGTGGAGATGGAGCCGGACTATTTTCTGCAAATCGTGAAGGCATTCGAAGAAGACGCGAGGTTGGTCGGCGCCGGGGGGCTAATTAAAGGCGGGAACCGGAAAAAGGCGAGGCTTTTTGCCAGGCTCGGAGGCCGCGACAGCGTAATTCCCGGCAGGGTCTTGCCCACTGGCTTCAATATCGGCGCTCACGAAACACCATTCGATGTTGACGTCGAATGGCTTCCGGGATGTTCCATGTCTTTCCGAAGGAAGTCGATCGCTGGACTGAAGTTCGACGAAGGACGAACGGGATATGCCATAGGTGAGGATGCTGATTTCGGATTGCGGGCACTGACCCGAGGGACTCTGCGACACGTACACTCCGCGCGCCTCCATCACCATCAGTCACCCGTCAACCGCCACAAGAGGCCGCTATTGGTAAGAATGGCTGTTGCTCATCGGTGGAGTCTTGCTGAAGATAAGCTGGGGCGAGTTCGTCGATCTATGGTCGTATATGGAACGCTCACTGAGTCCCTCACCTATCTTCTACGATTTGTGCTTTCTCGTTCCCATGACAAATTGTGGTTGGAATGTAGCGTAGCTGGCCTTGCTGGTCTGTCTGATATCGCTAAGAAGAGGGTATGA
- a CDS encoding alpha-1,2-fucosyltransferase — protein MNIDDGVCAYLTGGLGNQLFVLAAAWEQAERLDCPLYIDTSKYLNGDLRSFELGSLNLPGTVISRESPWIDLGRRSRRFGVARRSRKLKTYRESAFGYSPEINEITPGTTIFGYFQSGSYFRNIESRIAELLLNSPETTDEKSILSSLERDRRITLHVRRGDYTTAHTQSVHGVTSGAYFERGLDLIERISSGYKARAFSDEPEVAQGDLGHLPNIEFFKRNAELSGPNTIKAMSLGDGMVMSNSSFSWWAAWLMSRRSSNTIIAPRPWMTSGESASDLLQPDWITLDARSRV, from the coding sequence ATGAACATCGATGATGGCGTCTGCGCCTACCTGACTGGCGGCCTCGGCAATCAGCTATTTGTCCTCGCTGCAGCATGGGAGCAGGCGGAAAGACTAGACTGCCCGTTATATATCGATACGTCAAAATACTTAAATGGAGACCTTAGATCCTTTGAACTCGGGTCGCTAAATCTGCCAGGAACGGTCATTTCTCGAGAATCGCCGTGGATTGATTTGGGACGCCGATCACGGAGGTTTGGGGTCGCCAGGCGATCTCGCAAGCTCAAGACGTACCGTGAGTCAGCTTTTGGATATTCGCCTGAAATCAACGAGATCACTCCTGGAACCACTATTTTTGGATACTTTCAATCGGGCAGCTATTTTCGGAATATAGAAAGTCGCATCGCTGAATTACTCTTGAACAGCCCTGAGACGACTGACGAAAAATCAATCTTGAGTTCCTTGGAAAGAGACCGCCGCATTACTCTGCATGTTCGTCGCGGGGACTACACTACCGCCCATACGCAGTCTGTTCACGGCGTTACGTCGGGAGCCTACTTCGAAAGAGGGTTGGACCTGATTGAGAGGATTTCTTCGGGCTACAAAGCTCGTGCGTTCTCCGATGAGCCCGAAGTGGCCCAGGGCGACCTGGGCCACCTACCAAACATTGAGTTTTTCAAACGGAATGCGGAATTATCTGGCCCGAACACAATCAAGGCGATGTCCTTGGGGGACGGCATGGTAATGAGTAACTCGTCATTTAGCTGGTGGGCGGCTTGGCTCATGTCCCGTCGGAGTTCCAATACAATCATTGCTCCGAGACCATGGATGACTAGTGGCGAAAGCGCGTCGGACCTGCTCCAACCAGATTGGATTACCTTGGACGCACGGAGCCGGGTTTAG
- a CDS encoding glycosyltransferase family A protein: MRCVIAVCTYRRPLLLNSLLEQLLDQAQRNLDLRLQLIVVDNDEALSARPVVEEFARRSSPLITEYVSAQPQGLVVARNAALEYAKSLGSPIIFIDDDETPRDEWLSSIWAMHSAFPRDIVAGPVIPKFESDLPNWCEDGSFWMRPTFADATPLTKPTGDGNILYPIDLVNRWRYSLRFNTSGGQDTHLLRRWMEAGGVVRWSARAEVDEIVPAGRLTFAYALDRTYFSSLAYVWVDRELGATRWWTLLRSGRRYLIGGLDYAAATLRQDWGRQRRAKLHFASARGTRHGLKLSSFDRYADYQIDAAEHA; the protein is encoded by the coding sequence ATGCGATGCGTTATCGCGGTCTGTACATACAGGCGACCGTTGCTGTTGAACTCGTTGCTCGAACAACTCCTTGACCAGGCGCAACGAAATCTAGATCTAAGGTTGCAGTTGATCGTTGTCGACAATGATGAAGCGCTGTCGGCGAGGCCGGTTGTTGAGGAATTCGCCCGGAGAAGTAGCCCGCTGATCACTGAATATGTTTCAGCTCAGCCTCAGGGATTGGTTGTCGCCCGAAATGCGGCATTGGAATACGCCAAGTCTCTGGGTTCTCCGATCATATTCATCGATGACGACGAGACTCCCCGGGATGAATGGCTGAGCTCGATATGGGCCATGCACTCAGCGTTTCCTCGGGATATCGTTGCCGGTCCGGTAATTCCCAAGTTCGAATCAGATTTACCTAATTGGTGTGAGGACGGTTCCTTCTGGATGCGCCCCACGTTTGCAGACGCAACCCCGCTGACGAAACCCACTGGCGACGGTAATATCTTATACCCCATTGATCTGGTCAACCGGTGGCGGTATTCATTGAGATTCAACACTTCTGGGGGTCAGGACACTCACCTGTTGCGACGCTGGATGGAAGCCGGCGGTGTGGTTAGATGGAGCGCTCGCGCTGAAGTTGACGAGATTGTTCCCGCCGGGCGCCTCACGTTTGCCTATGCGTTGGATCGAACGTATTTTAGCTCGCTGGCCTACGTTTGGGTGGACAGGGAATTGGGGGCAACTCGCTGGTGGACGCTCTTGAGGTCTGGAAGACGATATCTCATCGGCGGATTGGACTACGCGGCAGCGACCCTACGGCAAGATTGGGGGCGTCAACGTCGAGCGAAGTTGCATTTTGCTTCGGCGAGAGGGACCCGCCACGGTCTCAAATTGTCGTCCTTTGACAGGTACGCCGACTATCAAATTGACGCAGCCGAGCACGCGTAG
- a CDS encoding glycosyltransferase family 4 protein: MKRKIRIQTHDQSHGKEKIQDKTVVILQEYVPQYRIPFFRQLIKLGSENGIQIRVAAGTPNEKQYLRQDGHSASFIQKVPQREFSIAGVRLVLRHVGPAIRSADLVIMEQARRNIDAYWLLLAPHGNRKICLWGHGRDFVATPSWFKKRAMTHLTQAADWFFGYTEGSRDAVVAEGYPVERTTVVRNSIDTTDFQNSISQITPAEVDEFKRLHNLHRSTAIFIGGLDESKRLPFLFQACGQAHEQNHDFRLLVAGSGQLRDYVEGIAKDAPWLTYLGPLFGKDKALAVASSDLICMPGRVGLVAVDSFAAGRPIVTTAWPWHAPEFEYLAHNETCLITEDDSSSYAQGLHRLMENRVELESMQEACRNNRATYSIEQMASRFFEGIQLALAS; this comes from the coding sequence ATGAAACGAAAAATTCGAATCCAAACCCACGATCAGTCGCACGGCAAGGAAAAGATCCAGGATAAAACTGTAGTCATTTTGCAAGAATACGTGCCACAATATCGGATTCCATTTTTCCGACAACTGATCAAACTCGGATCCGAGAATGGAATTCAAATTCGTGTAGCAGCAGGCACCCCGAACGAGAAGCAGTACCTGCGCCAAGACGGTCACTCCGCTAGTTTCATACAGAAAGTTCCACAGCGCGAGTTCAGCATAGCGGGCGTTCGTTTAGTTCTGCGGCATGTCGGTCCCGCGATCCGTTCTGCGGATCTCGTCATCATGGAGCAGGCCCGCCGTAACATCGACGCATACTGGCTACTGCTGGCACCCCACGGGAATAGAAAAATATGCCTCTGGGGTCACGGCAGAGACTTCGTCGCAACACCGTCTTGGTTCAAGAAACGAGCAATGACGCACTTGACCCAGGCTGCGGATTGGTTTTTCGGCTACACAGAAGGATCCCGGGACGCCGTTGTTGCCGAAGGATACCCGGTTGAGAGAACGACCGTAGTGCGAAATTCCATAGACACGACTGACTTTCAAAATAGTATTTCCCAAATTACGCCCGCTGAGGTCGATGAGTTCAAGAGACTTCACAATCTCCATAGATCTACGGCCATCTTCATTGGAGGGCTAGATGAATCAAAGCGCCTGCCATTTTTGTTCCAGGCTTGTGGTCAGGCCCACGAACAAAACCACGATTTCAGATTGCTCGTTGCAGGCAGTGGACAGCTCAGAGACTATGTAGAGGGCATCGCAAAGGATGCCCCTTGGTTGACATACCTAGGTCCTCTATTCGGAAAAGACAAGGCACTGGCCGTGGCGTCATCCGACTTGATTTGTATGCCCGGAAGGGTTGGCCTCGTTGCAGTTGATAGCTTCGCCGCTGGTCGGCCGATCGTCACCACTGCGTGGCCTTGGCACGCTCCGGAGTTTGAGTATCTAGCCCACAATGAGACGTGTCTTATCACCGAAGACGACTCGAGTTCGTACGCCCAGGGCCTACATCGCCTGATGGAGAACCGCGTGGAGCTAGAAAGCATGCAGGAGGCCTGTAGAAATAATCGTGCAACTTACTCGATAGAGCAAATGGCATCCCGGTTCTTCGAAGGAATACAACTGGCGCTGGCATCCTGA
- a CDS encoding polysaccharide biosynthesis tyrosine autokinase, protein MDLHDYLRILRRNWVVIIAAALAGLMVAGAASMLSKPTYTSETQLFVAIQNSGSVQEMQQGNTFSQARVQSYVKTVTTPVVLNPVIESLGLDTNAQALGANVKASTDLNTVLINIAVNDTSAVQASAIAQAVASSMIRAVETLEKPKTGGSSPVSLSVITPATVPTAPSAPNTRLNLLLGAFLGIGLGVGYSILRSTLDSRIRGEEDVRLVTDIPILGGIAFDQSATKKPLLTQATAQSPRAESFRQLRTNLQFANVTGQAKTVLVTSSVPGEGKSTTATNLAIALAQAGQTVCLVDADLRRPMVHDYLGLDRSLGLTTALVGSSDVNDLLQPWGDDDLYVLASGQIPPNPSELLGSDEMKQLIVRLEQAFDVVVVDAPPLLPVTDAAVLSQHVGGVIVVIGAQKLKRLDLEKSLKSLEMVGSNLLGIVLNRLPAKGPDAYSYAYAYDSHVTDDGHPAPSREAANLPSRKKKATEDSEFARVMYDDSSRPRAASRLSQVSKLD, encoded by the coding sequence TTGGACCTACATGACTACTTGCGCATCTTGCGCCGTAACTGGGTTGTCATCATCGCCGCAGCCCTGGCCGGACTAATGGTGGCAGGCGCAGCATCCATGCTGTCGAAACCCACTTACACGTCGGAAACGCAGTTGTTCGTGGCAATCCAGAACTCTGGCTCTGTTCAAGAGATGCAGCAGGGCAATACGTTTAGTCAAGCTCGCGTCCAGTCTTATGTGAAAACAGTAACTACTCCCGTTGTGTTGAATCCCGTCATCGAAAGCCTGGGCTTGGATACCAATGCTCAGGCGCTGGGTGCAAACGTGAAGGCCAGCACCGACCTAAACACCGTACTGATAAACATCGCGGTAAATGACACTTCTGCTGTCCAGGCATCCGCTATCGCTCAAGCTGTCGCCAGCAGCATGATCCGCGCGGTTGAGACCCTTGAAAAGCCCAAGACCGGCGGTAGCTCCCCAGTAAGCCTCTCCGTGATCACCCCCGCAACGGTGCCGACTGCACCCTCAGCCCCAAACACGAGACTAAATCTGCTGCTGGGCGCTTTTCTCGGGATCGGCTTAGGGGTCGGTTATTCGATTCTCAGGTCGACCCTGGACAGTCGCATCCGCGGCGAGGAAGACGTCCGCCTAGTAACCGACATCCCGATACTAGGGGGCATCGCTTTCGATCAGTCGGCCACCAAGAAGCCACTGCTCACGCAGGCCACAGCACAAAGTCCGCGGGCGGAATCCTTCCGGCAACTTCGAACCAACTTGCAGTTTGCGAACGTCACTGGTCAGGCGAAAACTGTTTTGGTCACATCATCGGTTCCAGGTGAAGGAAAAAGCACCACGGCAACGAACCTCGCCATTGCGTTGGCACAGGCAGGACAAACGGTTTGCCTAGTCGATGCAGACCTTCGGCGGCCAATGGTGCACGACTACCTCGGCCTAGATCGCAGCCTGGGCTTGACAACCGCGTTGGTCGGATCCTCTGACGTGAACGATCTCCTGCAGCCTTGGGGCGACGATGACCTGTACGTACTAGCATCCGGGCAGATACCGCCGAACCCAAGTGAACTGCTGGGATCCGATGAGATGAAACAGCTAATTGTTCGGCTTGAGCAGGCATTCGACGTCGTCGTTGTTGACGCGCCCCCGCTGCTCCCAGTCACAGACGCAGCGGTCCTCTCCCAGCATGTGGGCGGCGTTATCGTAGTCATCGGTGCCCAAAAACTAAAGCGTCTGGATCTCGAAAAATCCCTAAAGTCGCTTGAAATGGTTGGCTCCAACCTGCTGGGGATTGTGCTCAATCGGCTCCCCGCCAAGGGCCCCGATGCTTACTCCTACGCCTATGCCTACGATAGCCACGTAACTGACGATGGACATCCAGCACCCTCCCGTGAGGCCGCGAATCTACCCTCGCGTAAGAAGAAGGCCACCGAGGACAGCGAGTTTGCGCGCGTAATGTACGACGATTCAAGTCGTCCCCGCGCGGCAAGCCGATTGAGTCAAGTCAGCAAGCTCGACTAG
- a CDS encoding Lrp/AsnC family transcriptional regulator, with amino-acid sequence MAGAEPEQAAVPLDDVDRNIIAELTRDGRMSVTQVAENVHISRAHAYTRIARLTGEGVLTKFTALVDPIKAGLKSSAYVTLKVRQHSWRELRELLRAIPEVHHIALVGGDFDVILLVRAVDNVDLRRVIFDQLQSMPGVLDTQTFLVFEDVDTR; translated from the coding sequence ATGGCAGGAGCCGAGCCGGAGCAGGCTGCGGTGCCACTGGACGACGTGGACCGCAACATCATTGCGGAGCTCACGCGGGACGGCAGGATGTCCGTGACGCAGGTGGCCGAGAACGTCCACATCTCGCGGGCGCACGCCTACACGCGCATTGCTAGGCTCACCGGCGAGGGCGTGCTGACCAAGTTCACCGCGTTGGTGGACCCTATCAAGGCGGGCCTGAAGTCATCCGCCTACGTGACGCTGAAGGTGCGGCAGCATTCCTGGCGCGAGCTGCGGGAACTGTTGCGGGCGATCCCCGAAGTGCACCACATCGCCCTGGTCGGCGGGGACTTCGACGTCATCCTGCTGGTGCGCGCAGTGGATAACGTGGACCTGCGCCGGGTGATCTTCGACCAGCTGCAGTCCATGCCCGGGGTGCTGGATACGCAGACGTTTCTCGTGTTTGAGGATGTGGATACGCGGTAG
- the pdhA gene encoding pyruvate dehydrogenase (acetyl-transferring) E1 component subunit alpha: protein MTISADHTAPGQTAQGRQSPDHIEDSLSGGPVAEAVRKFGITAEDYMLPARHQIQMVDQDGNLKPHSEQGAEPGHEYPVPGDQELLAAYEQLVVGRRVNDQNSALVRQGRMAVYPSSHGQEACQVAAALCLSEGDWMFPTYRDSVAVMTRGVDPVQTMTLFRGDWHSGYDPAKHKVGIQCTPLTTQLLHAVGVAHAAKLRGEDTVVLAMCGDGATSEGDFHEALNFAAVFHLPVVFFVQNNQYAISVPLAHQSVAPSLAHKAVGYGMAGERVDGNDVVALLAVLDRAVKLAREGSGPLLVEAHTYRMQAHTNADDATRYRQDSEVAQWVARDPLTRMRTYLTDKGLLDDDGESRIAEKAEAVAAQLRNGLSEDVPVDPQDLFKYVFSTPTPQLKEQSALLADELAREASAGASTNPESAK from the coding sequence ATGACGATCTCCGCGGACCACACTGCGCCCGGTCAGACGGCGCAGGGCCGGCAGTCGCCGGATCACATCGAGGACTCCCTCAGCGGCGGCCCCGTCGCCGAAGCGGTGCGCAAATTCGGCATCACGGCTGAGGACTACATGCTGCCGGCCCGCCACCAGATCCAGATGGTGGACCAGGACGGCAATCTGAAGCCCCACTCCGAACAGGGTGCCGAACCCGGACACGAGTACCCGGTCCCCGGCGACCAGGAACTGCTCGCCGCCTACGAGCAGCTGGTGGTCGGCCGGCGCGTCAACGACCAGAACTCCGCCCTCGTCCGGCAGGGCCGCATGGCCGTCTACCCCTCCAGCCACGGCCAGGAGGCCTGCCAGGTCGCGGCCGCCCTCTGCCTGTCGGAGGGTGACTGGATGTTCCCCACCTACCGGGACTCCGTGGCCGTCATGACCCGCGGCGTGGACCCGGTGCAGACCATGACGCTCTTCCGCGGCGACTGGCACAGCGGCTATGACCCCGCCAAGCACAAGGTCGGCATCCAGTGCACCCCGCTCACCACCCAGTTGCTCCACGCCGTCGGCGTTGCCCACGCCGCCAAACTGCGCGGCGAGGACACCGTGGTCCTGGCCATGTGCGGCGACGGCGCCACCAGCGAAGGCGACTTCCACGAGGCCCTGAACTTCGCCGCCGTCTTCCACCTGCCCGTCGTCTTCTTCGTGCAGAACAACCAGTACGCCATCTCGGTGCCGCTGGCCCACCAGTCCGTGGCGCCGTCGCTCGCCCACAAAGCTGTGGGCTACGGCATGGCCGGCGAACGCGTGGACGGAAACGACGTCGTCGCGCTTCTCGCAGTGCTGGACCGCGCCGTCAAGCTCGCCCGCGAAGGCTCCGGCCCGCTCCTGGTGGAGGCGCACACCTACCGCATGCAGGCGCACACCAACGCTGACGACGCCACCCGCTACCGCCAGGACAGCGAAGTGGCCCAGTGGGTGGCCCGGGATCCGCTGACGCGGATGCGGACCTACCTCACGGACAAGGGTCTGCTGGACGACGACGGCGAGTCCCGGATCGCGGAGAAGGCGGAGGCAGTCGCCGCGCAGCTGCGCAACGGCCTCAGCGAGGACGTCCCGGTGGACCCGCAGGACCTCTTCAAATATGTCTTCTCGACGCCGACACCGCAACTCAAGGAACAGTCCGCCCTGCTGGCCGACGAACTCGCCCGCGAGGCCAGCGCCGGCGCTTCAACCAACCCGGAGTCCGCAAAATGA
- a CDS encoding alpha-ketoacid dehydrogenase subunit beta, giving the protein MSTVTSAVNGNVSSATARAAASAAATAEAAGPQPVTMAKALNTAMVDAMHAEKSVLVFGEDVGMLGGVFRITDGLTKTFGEQRCFDTPLAESGIVGMAVGMAMNGMRPVIEMQFDAFAYPAFEQIVSHVAKMHNRTKGALKLPMVIRVPYAGGIGGVEHHCDSSESYYAHTAGLKVFAPATVADAYRMLREAIDSDDPVMFMEPKKLYWSKDMVDLEALRDQHAANTAAGTSTEGRAAVARPGTDATLIAYGPSVPTALAAAAAAAEEGRSLEVIDVRSIVPFDDETVCASVRKTGRAVVIAEAHGFASVSSEIVARVQERCFHYLAAPIRRVTGFDVPYPAPKLEHYYLPGVDRILDAVDDLQWEE; this is encoded by the coding sequence ATGAGCACCGTCACGTCCGCAGTCAACGGCAACGTCAGCTCCGCCACCGCCCGCGCAGCCGCTTCGGCCGCGGCCACCGCGGAAGCGGCAGGACCGCAGCCGGTCACCATGGCCAAAGCCCTGAACACCGCGATGGTGGACGCCATGCACGCCGAGAAATCCGTCCTGGTCTTCGGCGAGGACGTCGGCATGCTGGGCGGCGTCTTCCGCATCACCGACGGCCTCACCAAGACATTCGGCGAGCAGCGCTGCTTCGACACCCCGCTTGCCGAGTCCGGCATTGTGGGCATGGCCGTGGGCATGGCCATGAACGGCATGCGCCCCGTCATCGAGATGCAGTTCGACGCCTTCGCCTACCCGGCCTTCGAGCAGATCGTCAGCCACGTGGCCAAGATGCACAACCGCACCAAGGGCGCCCTCAAGCTGCCCATGGTCATTCGCGTCCCGTACGCCGGCGGCATCGGGGGAGTGGAGCACCACTGCGACTCCTCCGAGTCCTACTACGCCCACACTGCGGGCCTGAAGGTCTTCGCCCCGGCCACCGTGGCCGACGCGTACCGCATGCTCCGTGAAGCGATCGACTCGGACGACCCCGTCATGTTCATGGAGCCCAAGAAGCTCTACTGGTCCAAAGACATGGTGGATCTGGAAGCCCTCCGCGACCAGCACGCCGCGAACACTGCGGCCGGGACCTCCACCGAAGGCCGTGCCGCCGTCGCCCGGCCGGGCACGGATGCGACGCTGATTGCCTACGGTCCGTCCGTCCCTACCGCTCTCGCGGCAGCCGCCGCCGCGGCCGAGGAGGGGCGCTCCCTGGAAGTCATCGACGTCCGCTCGATCGTGCCGTTCGACGACGAAACGGTCTGTGCCTCCGTCCGCAAGACCGGCCGCGCCGTGGTGATCGCCGAGGCCCACGGGTTCGCATCCGTGTCCTCCGAGATCGTGGCCAGAGTCCAGGAACGGTGCTTCCACTACCTGGCCGCACCGATCCGCCGCGTGACGGGCTTCGACGTCCCGTACCCGGCGCCCAAACTCGAGCACTACTACCTGCCCGGCGTGGACCGCATCCTCGACGCCGTAGACGACCTCCAGTGGGAAGAATGA